ataaatacaaactaaacattatattgttggttttatattcacaagGAAAATACCCctatttttcttaacatttcaatatacttttataatatttattaaaattatattaaaaaccaCATAtaaattctatgaaacataaaaatatataccaaataatataaaaacaatatgaaagttaaatttctaaaatttaatttatgtatatacggtaaaatagaatattttcttattttataaaaatagaaaaatagaaaaaataaaataaaataaaacattttgtaaattaataaaatactataGTCCTggcattattaatttatagattttattgtatatttacaatatatacaaaatatatgtaCGTATATGACTAGAATATTATAATTACTTTGTGAAGATTATGTATAgcacataaatataaatttcacattcattgattaaatatcatatacgaattatatctatttacgataatcatttaaaataaaaactaaaaattatatttcagcTTGTTAATTTTTATCATTCTGGCTCTAATTTTGAATTAAttacaacttaatatttaattgACTATATACAACTAAAAATTCGCAATCCAGTTTCTATAACTACATTACGAAAACTTACAACTTATAATCCACAGCaacaaaaaaagttctaaacatGCGGTTTATATTCGACAGCAAAATATCTAGATCGAAACTGAACTCACCAGTTCTAGGACACAAGAAACATTTGACTTGGCTCCCAGATtttataaagttattttttataGGTTGAATAGCCCCTATATTGTCAAACTATAACTTCGGCCATGCGAAATGTTTAAGCCAAAACAAAGCAAAGTAACTGGAGTTTGTTCCCTTATAATCCAAAGAACAGAAAGAAAGAACGAACAAGTAGTGTAGAACAATCCAATACCTtttctctcaaaaaaaaaaaaaaatcaaatacctTTGGTGGTGAAGAGGATCTTGTGAACAGTAGCATGCAAATAGACAGCAATGCTGTTCGGATTAGAATACTCCAACAGGTTCGCCGCCGTATGTCTTTGACCGGCATCATCAAAGATTGTACCACCGATCTTGGTCCCGTTGATATGATCGTACGTGAAACCGTTGTAAGGAAACTCTCCAACCTCCAAAAGCCCGTCCTTCAACGCGGTTTGCCATCCCAACATCGGCGGTTTAAACGCTACTTTCTTCTCAACCCACTCGTAAGCAGCTTCCACTTCATCGCTCATCCAGTCGGCCTCCTTCACGTAGTCATCCCCCGCACGCGTGTAGAATCCAGCGTTTAGCACCGAGCCTCCACCGAGGACGCGCGCACGTGTGTTGTAGACGCCGTCTTCGGATACGAAGAGCTGCGACCACGATTTAGGTGATGTGTTTGAGAGTGTTGTGGCGAAGTTTCCGATATCAGTTGCCGTCGGGTTATCGTGAGGCGAGCCGCCGCGTTCAAGAACCAAAACTGTAGCGTTTTGAGAGAGTGTTGCGGCTAAGGCACAACCGGAGGTTCCTCCTCCGATGACAATGTAATCGAAGCGAGCGAACATTGGTGCGAATGTTGCATCTTTCATAAAACTATAATACCCAACTTcacgtgaaaaaaaaaaactcaccatATTAATTAGTACTAAAAATCCAAATATTCTAGTAACACAGTGAATGATGGTACGTaaggaaacaaataaatattgtacCTTGATCTGGAAAAGACGAGCCATGGGAGATGAATGTTACGATGAGAATAATGCGACAGAGCcataatatttgaaaactcaTTGAAAGATTATGTGTGGTTCTTTATATTTAGATCAGAGCCAAAAATGAGTAGGTTTGATGGggtttatataataagatgaaGCATGAGCCTCTTTTCGTTCATCTTTATGAATAAGAGGAAGATTTGATGGTTCACCAACACTTATTTATTGGTCTTAGACTTCATCATACAAAGAGTTTAGGCTCTTGgtaattattttttatgaagATGGGATTTTCTTGTGTCTCGTATGTATTTGATACGTAGCATTATAGTTTTTGTCAAGCTTAATACGTACAGCTAAACTAACAGTTAAaggttttatcaaaaaaaaaactcagtcaTAAGTGAATGTGATCGACTAcatgttttgtttatataataaaaagttatttaatATTAGATCAAAGTAGTaacacaaaaacatttataaaaaatatatatttgtttttctacTTGCAAAGATGTTGCCGCAAATCGCAATGACGTAGCTATAAATACCCAGGTGCACGAAAAGAtatataagagcatgattaataaGGGTttttagtatataatttttaacggaatataagaaaccgtctcttaacttttaactaaaaagttaagaacaggttcttaaatatcttatttaagaaccgattcttaacttttttagttaaaagttaagagacgatttcttatatttcagTAAGAACTCTACCCTAATAACCGTTAATCATGCTAACAACTTCtgcatttattttttctcaaaaaaaaacttctgcaTTAATTTAAGAGCAATATACATTCAGTTGATCCAGGGGCGGATCTAAGTTACCCAGCAGGGATGCAGCTTCCCccaataaaatttataagtgAATTTAATTACGTTTGAATTGTTAAGTAAGTATTTTACAGCCCAGTTGGATAAAACCCTTTTTCTGCCCCCATCGAACCAACGTTCAATTCCTTTCCGCCCTCTTAATTACCCTTGTTTTCTTCGTTCCTCTTTCTGATTTCTTTTTAGCCAGGTGTTATTTTCATTCTTTTCCTGATATTATTTTCTTCTAGGTCTTTTTATTCCTAAGTTCTTTTCattagtgttaaaaaaaaaaagatcttttCATTAAAAAGCcttgttttcaaatattttcagttCCAGTAgttctttaattttgttttgttagtaaattcactctttttcttcatttagttTTAgtgatattaatttatttttctttaaaatgtattcttattgaaaaatataaaacatatttatataatattattaaataaaaatattaattaatttatgctcccacttaaaatattttttaaatctgcCACTGAGTTGGTCTATTCTATTAGACTATTACTATAGTCTTTGTTAGACTTGAAATACTAAAGTCAGTAATCATAAAAACTATAATCACCATTagcaaaataattaaatgatCAACATTAtaatcatcattaaaattgaACCAAACATAGATACTCACAGTCTCGTACCTCTTCTCTAGCGATTCATGGTGGACTTAAGTTGTTTTATTCTACGGCTACTTAAGTTGTTTAACCAACAAAAATGAGATTATGTCCAAGACTTTATTAGAAACTCGGAAATGAACTAGTTATTAGTATTGTCTTCCAAAAGGGCAGGTgctaaaactaattaataaaaaaaaatacagatacTAAAATGATGGTGTCTGTCTGTCCACCCCTAATCTTCAGATGTTTTAGCATCATCTAGAAAGAGAAATTATCTGGTGTCCCCCGCATCTCCGCTTTTAacttcagtaaaaaaaaaaattgttaattgATTCTTGAAAGTTTTAGAACGAAAAGGATTCTTTAACTTATAACACCGTCACAACTAGAAAGAAGGTAGTTCCAACTGCGAACTACCCATaaatttgtgtatatataatcaACAACTTTTAGTTGACTACTATACTTAATTTGGTGGAAATGGTACACTGTCATTAACTGATTATCTCTATTGAAAGAAGGGTTTTTATGAATATGATGGAACATATAAATGAGCCTACTTAATTACTAGTACGCTGTAAACTTGAAAAGGTCGAGGAGCTTGGAGCAACACTCGTTTTTATTATGACCCTACGTATGTTTTCTGTTGTcgagctttataaaaaaaaaaaattgaattcaaTGAGTCTGATACCTATAATCTTCCTAAGCTAGGGAGTAGGGACAAGTGCCAGTTATTATTTCTTCTCCGCAGCTAGAGCTTTATAATTTCATGTGAAGATTTCGTAGGTGAGTTAAAATAAAAGCTTGTAATGTATTCTATACATAAAACTTCGTAAGAAAATCTCTATTACAAAATCTCTATTTCGTaagttaattaattataactagATTTTTCACCCGCACGgttcattttattaatatataacagATACCATCGCAAAACTTTCAAagatataatttacattttagtgttatatattgtgtaaatctataatgttattggttatgtttattattcgatattattaatgtataatgatttgttttatacattttactttattattaattgttattatatattaatatattttcgagtttggtaaaataaattcatagtatgaaataaacaaattgaaaatctccttcattttattaataatttttacagACTGAATACaacacattttaaaattttatttagttactatagaactgatattttcttagcataaattatatttctatgttatttattttagtatattgtgggattttataagtaaatagattataataatactatattattaattattaaatcaaTCActgcattaatttaaaaatattttaaattttattaagattttgttagattttttccaacatattttgttatatattaaatatattaacttaaataataaagtatatgtaattgatgaaatagacctagtatgaatttttatggtatttcttttaataaagatgatatagaatataattataaaatttgaaaaatagcatacacttttattttattttgttttataataaaatcttatttaaattaacttataataatatatattattaattacgaaattaatcaatggtactaatttaaataaaatattttaaatttttagaaaaattttgttagatttttttctcaacattttgttataactaaagataaaatttaaatttacagttaaaattgatttattattaatatctttatatatttaatagattaatgtaaataattaaataaatataattaatgaaatggaCCAAATAAGGCTCGTATGACttttttatggtagataaaaatggtacttctcttttaatagagaaaatTATTGTTACTCCTCGTAGTCCTGGAGCATTATTATTAGTATGGATATATCTCATGAGATATCTAACCTATAcaattttaatttggtttatgtaattaattttaaatataaaaaagtaaaccaattataagaaaatacatcatcatatatgaatatccaaatttttttaatattttatttggttttctttttcttatcttttatttttcggCAAATCATGTCGTTAACACTAAAACATTCGAAAATAGTATTaattaaataagaaaagattaactatcttaaaccctaaaccttgatTATAATCTGCAtccttaaatattaaataataaatctaatctacatccttaaatatttatcgtataattaattatttttattttttattttgatatattaattaatcataaaaatatgtgtatatttttatctttagcatttaataaatatttttttgaatattttttgtattatttaaaataaaacctttttattaaaattagaaTTGTTCTTActgtttaaaattttgagagATTCACTTGCATATATTGATTTCTATAtttacaagaagaagaagaagaagtgaaaaaaacaatgttttttttaatatttaaacggtttttatattaaaaaattgtgtgttttttttaaatgacaacTGCAgaaaattaagatttaaaaaaaaaaaaaaaaacaaaacagaaccaAACGCTAAACAATCTGTTTGCTAAACCGTAATAGACCATGAAACCCTAATCGATAGAGAAGGACAAAAGTAGTGATCGCTACCATCAAATGGAACCCGCCAGAATCTTCTTCCGCAGAGACGCTATATCGACTGCGGTTCATCGCATAAATTGGAGCACCAGAGCTGAAGCAAGCCAGAAGATTGAGAAGCTTCCATTGGTAAGGAAACCGAAAGATGGAGTAACTTTCGTCGGGAGAAAATCAGAAAACCAAAGTAGTGAGCATGGACTATCAGACGCAATAGAAAGGCACAGCAAAGATGAGAcgctgaaaaagaaaagaaaagacacTACAAGATTAAGGAAACCACCGGATCCAGTATATATCGCCGTATGGAGCATGAGTTTGGATAGATAAAGACCATATCTGGCAACCCACTCGCCTCCACCACCTCCAACAGCCCACTGTATCGAGCTCAGTTCGTCGTCCTCGAAACAAACATCCACATCCGATAGGAAAAACCATCAGGGTCCAAATCTAGAGAAACTAGCTATAGGCGTTAATCATCTAATAATTGTTTCTCCTTAATACCctatatctatattataaaaagagaaatacccattaaaaatactccttagttttaaatttaattacactatcatgccactgagaattaaattgaatttcctattttaatgtttgtctttttcagttagaTTAATgttgtttccttaaataaatttaaattaaatgtaattaaatcaactttaaaatatacatatattagcAAACTATTGAAACAACATAAACtatgaaaacaatttaaaagttagTTTCCACGCCTTTGGTCTTATAATACGTATATATTaccatatataaacaaaattaatgtttattaCTATAACTTACCAATTAAATATTTTGCATATATATTAGACGTGATTCACTTATGTTTCAACCTTccttattataatttttttggaatataatcatcattttttgataaaaaaaggaATATTCCAGCAATATCAActtcatattttgaatataaaattaactttattCTCATGATTTAGTTAAAATAGGCGGGTCAATTTATATCCCGTCCAATTGGATTTTTAGAATAGTTGTAACTCATTTTCAGTTTGACCCAAACGCATGATATACTAATAATACATTtcaattatacaattaaatataaaaagatcaatataaatttgatccaacaaagtatattaatatatatatatatatatatatatatatatatatatccaatcTTTTTGTATAGTTACATAACTGCTCCAAcacacatttaataaatatatacataacacGAAACAGTAGCAGtaacaaaatatatgatatacacTCGTTACATAAACACCCGTGCTGTCGCACCGGTGAAGCTCTAGtaactattataattgtaagaatgagagatttgaacaatttattataagtttatggtttatcatttaatatatcAAACAGCtcttagtttatacatagtttacatatactagaatggtaaagtattatcttttttttattagtatacTCTTACGTAACTAAACCTCAAAGTGTacgttaataaaataagtaattaattttctgttctagaattagatgatttttagaccaaactggtgaatatatactagacagacatttatatttgtttgtactgatattctataacagcttgatatattagatttgaacacttaCTTGTGAATATAGATTGCCGAtgattttcttcaaatatttgattcttagatatgtatttggagtgaaactaatttttacagatgtccatcTTTTTGAATtaacacttatgtaattcactgaaTTTACAGcaaaagttaaaaaagaaacaaaactcatatcagTGACTCGGAAACCAGAAAGgaagcacaattttatagaggtggaaaatgaaataacttatggagagtcaataataaacaaatcgagagcagaaaacgTAATCTCCTttcgtcattttataatcgatgttgcctatttggttttggtgatttgtgtcacctgcaaaacttaattttttttgtgcatataagttctaaaaataattaaaatgaattgtAATATATTAGTTCTTCAACAtcaatgatatatttaagaaacCAACATTTGTactcgtcattttacaatcgataaagattgtagtgttgcaaaatgtttaAACCATTTAAAGAACAAACAttggtataaaaaaaaaaaaacagcaccATGCAGGGGTTAGCATCTAGTTCTGAATTAAAGGtggaaaataaaaactaatctaCTCACTACtcctgtgacaaaaaaaaaatctaccgACTACTCTCCCCATACAGATTCGAAACTAGCTAGGTCGAGACTCACAGTCAAACACAGAATGAACTCTTCGCGGTCCAATTGATTTAATCGGACGAACCAAAATTGATTCATCGGTTTAGACCCGGTTAAAGATTTAGGTTAATCAATCTCTCATCATTTTTCTCGTCTTAAACCAGGAGAGAGTTAGTTGATCTCGACCGATCCGGAAGAATCAGCGCCACTCTCATCCTCCTCCTGGCTTTGCTCTCGGAACCTTTTGGTACGCTTTCCAATCTTTAATTGATTGATTAATAACGAATGGGTTACGAGATATCATTTTTGTGTATTGTTAGACATTATGCAACGAAGTTATTCGAAAATTTGGGGGTTTATTCATCTCTTTTGATACTTCCTCTTATGTCTAACAATTTAGCGTTTGGGTCAATTCGTGATTTTGTTCCTTAAGGGAGGGATGTGATTTGAAAGCTCACTGGAGTTTTATGCcttttttatctttggaaaGGGTAGAAGAAGATGAGCAGCGAAGTTGCTAGAGTTTACCGAGACATTCTTAAAGCAGTGGTGAAACATGTTGGGAAAGAAGACCACAAGTCTCATTTCACCGACTTTGTCAAGCGCGAGTTTCGCAACAACTCAAACTCACTCCACCTTGCCCGCAACTACACTTATCTTCTTAATAGCATTCACTCTCACAAGGTATGAAAGAAACACGacttagggcctgactggttcaaccgcagcggttgcggttgcggttgcgggagtttgcggatgcgggtggttgcggtttctaacggttttaagagatttgtacgactggttctgcggttagaaattggtgcgtttgcgggatacttatgactggttaactaccaaatgcagcagcggttaaataaaaaattaacaatatttacattttatacaattataaaaatatcaaaaacaataatattataataaatataaaatttatatttagaaagttatagtttaaattttttaaaatatagaaaatatttttattttaaaattttataatattaattaaaatataattgatatattttagcatttttataatttcaatttatttttttattaatttttttttatttttgtatttatattgttttggaaaaaaaataatttttttttatcctcccgcaaacgcccgcaaccgcaaacgctagctggaaccagcttttgaatttatgaggttcagagcgatttggagcggtttagagcggtttgagcgattgttgcaaaacgccagtaaccgctaccaaccgcaaaagctgcgtttgcgggtggtagcgggaaaaccagtcatacccttagTTGGCTGCTTCTTGTGTTTAGTCTCTCACGTCGATAGCTAAATTGGTTATTGCAGGATCTGTTGTTCTCATACAACATTGCAGTTGATAGAACTGAAGAAATGAAACGGGTGCTTGGCAAATCTGCAGCTAGTGTGGGGCTTCGTCTTCCCGAGGTTTACCAGCCTTGATCATTACACATTCCTCCTTTTCTTTCCGGGGATTTAAGCCAGCCACtctggtttcttcttctttttcttggaATAAGTGTGATCCTCTTTGTAGCCAGACGACAGCTCTTGCATTCAAAGATCTGAGATGCATTCATTTCAATTTCTCATTGTGTGTTCTTTACCACTTTACGTTTTGGGACAAAATAATATGGTTACCAAGAACATATTTTCAGGTTcttgatatatatacaatatgttGTATCAAACCACCAAAATGAAAGAAGTGATGATATAATAATGATCAAATCACGAACTCGTCTCATTTGTCTTCAAAAACCACCTTTTGTGCTTGAAATAGCCTTTGATTTTTATGAGCATCCTAATCTGATGTGTAACGTTATCCAATACATAGGAACCGTGTTCTCGTTCTGTCTATGTTTAGATTACGAGATAATGATGAGAAAGGAGAAAAAGACTTTTGGGTTTATCCAAATCAAATAAAAGCCATCCATCCACcgcttcaatttttttttctggttaatgtatttttaagtatttctttatttatttatttgatggtGATTTCGATGCTGACccctttattttctttaatcaaTCTTTAAGGCTCTGGTGGGTTTGGTTTCAGTTTCCCTTAAATCTAAAAGGTGAGATCAGTACAGGTGCTTTGAGCAGAGAAGAGTTATGGGAAAAGGAGGAATGTCTCAGGGAGAAGGCTCAAAGGTGGAAGAAGAGAACATGGCTGCTTGGTTGGTTGGTCTCAACACTCTCAAGATCCAACCCTTTCCTCTTCCTTCCCTTGGTAAAGCCTATTCTTCTTCTCATGGGATCTGATTGGATTTTCATGTGACCCTTTTGTTCAAATCCTTGAAGGTCCTCATGATGTGAGAGTTAGGATGAAGGCTGTTGGAATTTGTGGAAGTGATGTTCACTACCTCAAGGTACTTGTAATCATTAGAATTAAATcttttatttcttgattggTTATGGGGTCTTCTTAACATTAGTTTTTGATGTTACAAAACAAAGACCATGAGATGTGCGGATTTCATTGTGAAAGAACCCATGGTGATTGGACATGAGTGTGCTGGGATCATTGAAGAGGTAGGTGAAGAAGTGAAGCATCTAGTGGTCGGTGACCGAGTGGCTCTTGAACCTGGGATTAGTTGCTGGAGATGCAACCTCTGCAAGGAAGGGAGATACAATCTTTGTCCTGAGATGAAGTTTTTTGCAACCCCACCGGTTCATGGCTCTCTAGCTAACCAAGTGGTTCACCCTGCGGATCTGTGCTTCAAACTGCCTGAGAATGTGAGTCTTGAGGAAGGAGCAATGTGTGAGCCACTAAGTGTTGGCGTGCATGCTTGTCGCCGAGCGGAGGTTGGTCCTGAGACAAACGTGTTGGTAATGGGAGCCGGACCTATTGGACTTGTCACCATGTTGGCTGCTCGGGCTTTTGGTGTGCCAAGGATTGTCATTGTGGATGTTGATGATAACCGTTTATCTGTAGCCAAACAGCTAGGCGCAGATGGGATTGTTAAAGTGACAACAAGCTTAGAGGTTCATtctcttttttactttttttgaaacataatgATCTGATTGTATAAGATAAGAATTTGTTCTTTTATACTATTGCAGGATGTTGGTTCTGAGGTTGAACAAATTAAGAAAGCTATTGGGTCAAACATCGATGTGACATTTGATTGTGCGGGTTTCAACAAAACCATGTCGACAGCATTAGCAGCCACTCGATGTGGCGGTAAAGTCTGCCTTGTCGGAATGGGTCACGGTATAATGACTGTCCCTCTCACTCCTGCAGCTGCAAGGTAATAACCTCTTTTGAACATCACATTAAGAAACTTTGAAAACAATTATGGTCCTGAAACAGTTTGGTTTTGAGACAGGGAGGTAGATGTGGTGGGTGTGTTCAGGTACAAGAACACCTGGCCTTTATGTCTGGAGTTCCTTACAAGTGGTAAGATTGATGTGAAGCCACTCATAACCCACAGATTTGGTTTCTCTCAGAAGGAAGTGGAAGATGCCTTTGAAACCAGTGCTCGTGGAAGTAATGCTATTAAAGTTATGTTCAATCtctgaaacaaataaaaagtattatttgcTCTTCTAAGAACATTTCAGTGTTTCTGTAATAAGAATGCTTCTGTATCATCACTTTCGTAATCCTTCTTGAATAGATAAATCTTTTATTATGACAGATATGACCATACAAAACAAAGTGTTACAAGATAGACAATGCTGAAATTGGACAAAACTCTCCCAGTTTGTCTCAAAACTCCTAACATGGCATAGAGAAACTTATATATAATGGTATAAGAAGATCGTAGGAAAGAACTCTGACAAGATTTCGAACTCCTTCAAGACATAGCCGCGGTTGTTGGAGCAGTGGACCACTTCCATACTTTAACTTGGCCGGTTCCATCACCCGTGAAAAATATGCCACCTTGACCTATCTGGATCGACCGTATCTCTTGCTTTGCAAAGATTTTGCCCCTCTCCGTAAATCTAATAAATGCACCTCAGCTTTCAGCAAACAGAATGAAGAATTGTAGATTCAGAAATCAATCAAGTGTTGCGAGACTTACGATGGCAAGTCGTAGAGACGTAAGGCACTGTCATTGCAAGAGCACAACAAAACCGGCTTTGCTTCTGCATCATGTACACCACATAAAGCTAGCACTCCCTGACATTTCCACAAGTTGTTTAGTTACATTACATAATAGAGACTAGGATAACACGTTTAAAGAGAAACTATACATGTTCTTCTTTGTGAGTGTATGTAACTTCTAAGTTGCCTCCTTCAACTGCAGCCCATATCTATAGAGccgagaaagaaagaaaaaataaacgtcAACAGGGGAAGGTTCACAAGATACTCTGATAGATAGTTATCAATGAACCTGACCTTGACAGTGTTGTCCAATGAGCAAGACAAAAGAAACTGATCCCAGCAAATAAGAGACATCACAACTGATGTATGATCCGTGAGCGTTTGTATACATTGAAGATTATCTAGGCTCCAAACCTACAAACACAATAGACCCAACAAAATTAgctcaaacaaaaaacaatggAAGCTTTTAATACTAGTACTGACTTTAATAGATTTATCCATGGACCCGGAATAGAGCCTATTGGCCCCAACATATAGGGTAACAACACCAAGTGTATGGCCAGTCAATGATGCCGCTGGTTCAAAGCAGTTGGTGGCAGCACTATATCTCCATGCCAATATAGACCCATCCTGCACGCAAAGTAAACAACTTCTGACTTACTTAACCAAAAAGTCATTAACACACACTTGTGAGTTAGAACTTTACCTGTGTGCCTGCAAAGAGTAGATCCGTACCCACAACAAGAGAATAGACTTGGCCAATAGGTCCACTGAGACTCTGGTCTGCATTGGTTTCTATATTCCAAGCC
Above is a window of Brassica napus cultivar Da-Ae chromosome A10, Da-Ae, whole genome shotgun sequence DNA encoding:
- the LOC106436843 gene encoding uncharacterized protein LOC106436843 isoform X1, whose protein sequence is MMSSEVARVYRDILKAVVKHVGKEDHKSHFTDFVKREFRNNSNSLHLARNYTYLLNSIHSHKDLLFSYNIAVDRTEEMKRVLGKSAASVGLRLPEVYQP
- the LOC106436843 gene encoding uncharacterized protein LOC106436843 isoform X2 — its product is MSSEVARVYRDILKAVVKHVGKEDHKSHFTDFVKREFRNNSNSLHLARNYTYLLNSIHSHKDLLFSYNIAVDRTEEMKRVLGKSAASVGLRLPEVYQP
- the LOC106436842 gene encoding sorbitol dehydrogenase is translated as MGKGGMSQGEGSKVEEENMAAWLVGLNTLKIQPFPLPSLGPHDVRVRMKAVGICGSDVHYLKTMRCADFIVKEPMVIGHECAGIIEEVGEEVKHLVVGDRVALEPGISCWRCNLCKEGRYNLCPEMKFFATPPVHGSLANQVVHPADLCFKLPENVSLEEGAMCEPLSVGVHACRRAEVGPETNVLVMGAGPIGLVTMLAARAFGVPRIVIVDVDDNRLSVAKQLGADGIVKVTTSLEDVGSEVEQIKKAIGSNIDVTFDCAGFNKTMSTALAATRCGGKVCLVGMGHGIMTVPLTPAAAREVDVVGVFRYKNTWPLCLEFLTSGKIDVKPLITHRFGFSQKEVEDAFETSARGSNAIKVMFNL